In the Apteryx mantelli isolate bAptMan1 chromosome 1, bAptMan1.hap1, whole genome shotgun sequence genome, one interval contains:
- the PRDM4 gene encoding PR domain zinc finger protein 4 isoform X2, producing MHPRMNEMNLSPVGMDQLTSPSVSNALPVSGSHLGLAASPTHNAIPAPGLPVAIPNLGPSLSSLPSALSLMLPMGIGDRGVMCGIPERNYTLPPPPYPHLESSYFRHILPGILSYLADRPPPQYIHPNTINVDSNPALSVPNNPSALDPYQPSGSVGLEPGIVSMDSRTVNAHGAQSLHPSDSHEVTLDTTITMESVSRVTSPISTDGMTEELTMDDVAGDHSQMPNGSRNHEPLAVDTVGSNLTSDAVGHGGVIPIHSSTLELPVVMEPDHIAGRVTGISDSTLNDSIHTVAMSTNSVSVALSTSHNLASLDSVALHEVGLSLEPVAVSSINQEVAMGPSHVDVSADNLAFVPSSLQMEDSNSNKENMATLFTIWCTLCDKAYPSDCPDHGPVTFVPDTPIESRARLSLPKQLVLRQSIMGAEVGVWTRETIPVKTCFGPLIGQQSHSLEEADWTDKAASHIWKIYHSGVLEFCIIMTDENECNWMMFVHKARNREEQNLVAYPHDGKIYFCTSRDIPPEHELLFYYSRHYARQLGVPEHPDVHICHCGKECASYADFKAHLSSHIHNHLPSQGHNSSHGPGHGKERKWKCSMCPQAFISPSKLHVHFMGHMGMKPHKCDFCSKAFSDPSNLRTHLKIHTGQKNYRCTLCDKSFTQKAHLESHMVIHTGEKNLKCDYCEKLFMRRQDLKQHVLTHTQERQIKCPKCDKLFLRTNHLKKHLNSHEGKRDYVCEKCSKAYLTKYHLTRHLKICKGPTSSLSAPEEEEEEDSEEELIDSMSTEDCRINNGVYSTGDALSGHK from the exons ATGCACCCCAG AATGAATGAAATGAACTTGAGTCCTGTAGGGATGGACCAGCTGACCTCCCCCTCTGTGAGCAATGCCCTGCCCGTCTCAGGGAGTCACTTGGGATTGGCAGCATCACCCACTCACAACGCCATACCAGCACCAG GGTTGCCTGTTGCAATTCCAAACTTGGGCCCTTCCTTGAGTtccttgccctctgctctgtctctgaTGCTCCCAATGGGTATTGGGGATCGAGGAGTGATGTGTGGTATACCAGAGAGAAACTACACCCTACCTCCACCACCGTACCCACACCTGGAGAGCAGCTATTTTAGACACATTCTACCTG GTATCTTATCTTACTTGGCTGACAGACCTCCACCTCAGTACATCCATCCCAACACTATAAATGTTGATAGCAATCCAGCATTGTCAGTCCCCAATAATCCCTCAGCCCTAGATCCGTACCAGCCCAGTGGATCCGTGGGGCTGGAACCAGGGATTGTCTCCATGGACTCTCGCACAGTGAACGCGCATGGTGCTCAAAGTCTGCATCCTAGTGACAGCCACGAAGTAACACTGGATACGACAATCACTATGGAGAGTGTTTCGAGAGTAACCAGCCCAATCTCTACGGATGGGATGACGGAGGAGCTTACGATGGATGACGTAGCTGGGGATCATTCGCAGATGCCAAATGGCTCCCGGAATCACGAACCTTTAGCCGTAGACACGGTGGGCAGTAACTTGACGTCGGATGCTGTGGGGCACGGCGGCGTCATCCCCATTCACAGTAGCACTTTGGAACTCCCCGTTGTCATGGAGCCCGACCACATCGCCGGGCGAGTGACTGGAATATCGGACAGCACACTAAATGACTCCATTCATACTGTGGCCATGAGCACCAACTCTGTGAGTGTGGCGCTCTCTACCTCACACAATCTAGCTTCCTTGGACTCTGTAGCCTTGCATGAAGTGGGCCTCAGCCTTGAGCCGGTGGCGGTGTCTTCCATAAATCAGGAAGTAGCCATGGGGCCAAGTCACGTGGACGTGTCTGCAGACAATCTTGCCTTCGTACCATCCTCTCTGCAAATGGAAGACTCCAATTCAAACAAGGAGAACATGGCTACCTTGTTCACCATAT gGTGCACGCTGTGTGACAAGGCATATCCCTCAGACTGCCCAGATCATGGGCCTGTCACCTTTGTTCCTGACACCCCGATAGAGAGCCGTGCCAGGCTTTCTCTCCCTAAGCAGCTTGTCCTCCGACAGTCTATCATGGGAGCTGAAGTGG GTGTGTGGACACGAGAAACCATTCCTGTAAAGACTTGTTTTGGACCTTTGATCGGGCAGCAAAGCCATTCTTTGGAGGAGGCTGACTGGACGGACAAAGCAGCCAGTCACATCTGGAAG ATCTATCACAGTGGCGTCCTGGAGTTCTGCATCATTATGACTGATGAAAATGAATGCAATTGGATGATGTTTGTACACAAAGCCAG GAACCGGGAAGAGCAGAATCTGGTAGCTTATCCTCATGATGGAAAAATTTACTTTTGCACCTCGCGGGACATCCCACCTGAACATGAGCTTCTCTTTTATTATAGCCGGCACTACGCACGGCAGCTTG GTGTCCCAGAACATCCGGATGTGCACATCTGTCACTGTGGAAAGGAATGTGCTTCCTACGCAGACTTCAAGGCCCATCTGAGTAGCCATATTCACAACCACCTCCCCAGCCAGGGgcacaacagcagccatgggccaggccacggcaaggaaaggaaatggaagtGCTCCATGTGCCCCCAGGCTTTCATCTCCCCTTCCAAACTCCACGTCCACTTCATGGGGCACATGGGCATGAAGCCGCACAAGTGTGATTTCTGTAGCAAAGCTTTCAGTGATCCTAGCAACCTACGGACACACCTCAAGATACACACAG GTCAGAAGAATTATCGCTGTACCCTCTGTGACAAATCATTCACCCAGAAGGCTCACTTGGAATCGCACATGGTCATCCACACGGGGGAGAAGAACCTGAAGTGCGATTACTGTGAAAAGCTATTCATGCGGAGGCAGGACCTCAAGCAGCATGTACTTACTCACACACA AGAACGGCAGATCAAGTGCCCCAAGTGTGACAAGCTGTTCCTGAGGACAAATCACCTGAAGAAGCATCTCAATTCACATGAAGGAAAGAGGGACTACGTCTGTGAAAAATGCTCCAAGGCTTATCTAACCAAATACCACCTCACTCGCCACTTAAAAATATGTAAAGGCCCCACATCCAGTCTGTCAGCcccagaagaggaagaagaggaggattcAGAGGAGGAATTAATAGACTCTATGAGTACTGAAGACTGTAGAATTAACAATGGAGTATATTCAACAGGTGATGCCCTCTCAGGACACAAATGA
- the PRDM4 gene encoding PR domain zinc finger protein 4 isoform X1, producing MHPRMNEMNLSPVGMDQLTSPSVSNALPVSGSHLGLAASPTHNAIPAPGLPVAIPNLGPSLSSLPSALSLMLPMGIGDRGVMCGIPERNYTLPPPPYPHLESSYFRHILPGILSYLADRPPPQYIHPNTINVDSNPALSVPNNPSALDPYQPSGSVGLEPGIVSMDSRTVNAHGAQSLHPSDSHEVTLDTTITMESVSRVTSPISTDGMTEELTMDDVAGDHSQMPNGSRNHEPLAVDTVGSNLTSDAVGHGGVIPIHSSTLELPVVMEPDHIAGRVTGISDSTLNDSIHTVAMSTNSVSVALSTSHNLASLDSVALHEVGLSLEPVAVSSINQEVAMGPSHVDVSADNLAFVPSSLQMEDSNSNKENMATLFTIWCTLCDKAYPSDCPDHGPVTFVPDTPIESRARLSLPKQLVLRQSIMGAEVDVYLLLIGVWTRETIPVKTCFGPLIGQQSHSLEEADWTDKAASHIWKIYHSGVLEFCIIMTDENECNWMMFVHKARNREEQNLVAYPHDGKIYFCTSRDIPPEHELLFYYSRHYARQLGVPEHPDVHICHCGKECASYADFKAHLSSHIHNHLPSQGHNSSHGPGHGKERKWKCSMCPQAFISPSKLHVHFMGHMGMKPHKCDFCSKAFSDPSNLRTHLKIHTGQKNYRCTLCDKSFTQKAHLESHMVIHTGEKNLKCDYCEKLFMRRQDLKQHVLTHTQERQIKCPKCDKLFLRTNHLKKHLNSHEGKRDYVCEKCSKAYLTKYHLTRHLKICKGPTSSLSAPEEEEEEDSEEELIDSMSTEDCRINNGVYSTGDALSGHK from the exons ATGCACCCCAG AATGAATGAAATGAACTTGAGTCCTGTAGGGATGGACCAGCTGACCTCCCCCTCTGTGAGCAATGCCCTGCCCGTCTCAGGGAGTCACTTGGGATTGGCAGCATCACCCACTCACAACGCCATACCAGCACCAG GGTTGCCTGTTGCAATTCCAAACTTGGGCCCTTCCTTGAGTtccttgccctctgctctgtctctgaTGCTCCCAATGGGTATTGGGGATCGAGGAGTGATGTGTGGTATACCAGAGAGAAACTACACCCTACCTCCACCACCGTACCCACACCTGGAGAGCAGCTATTTTAGACACATTCTACCTG GTATCTTATCTTACTTGGCTGACAGACCTCCACCTCAGTACATCCATCCCAACACTATAAATGTTGATAGCAATCCAGCATTGTCAGTCCCCAATAATCCCTCAGCCCTAGATCCGTACCAGCCCAGTGGATCCGTGGGGCTGGAACCAGGGATTGTCTCCATGGACTCTCGCACAGTGAACGCGCATGGTGCTCAAAGTCTGCATCCTAGTGACAGCCACGAAGTAACACTGGATACGACAATCACTATGGAGAGTGTTTCGAGAGTAACCAGCCCAATCTCTACGGATGGGATGACGGAGGAGCTTACGATGGATGACGTAGCTGGGGATCATTCGCAGATGCCAAATGGCTCCCGGAATCACGAACCTTTAGCCGTAGACACGGTGGGCAGTAACTTGACGTCGGATGCTGTGGGGCACGGCGGCGTCATCCCCATTCACAGTAGCACTTTGGAACTCCCCGTTGTCATGGAGCCCGACCACATCGCCGGGCGAGTGACTGGAATATCGGACAGCACACTAAATGACTCCATTCATACTGTGGCCATGAGCACCAACTCTGTGAGTGTGGCGCTCTCTACCTCACACAATCTAGCTTCCTTGGACTCTGTAGCCTTGCATGAAGTGGGCCTCAGCCTTGAGCCGGTGGCGGTGTCTTCCATAAATCAGGAAGTAGCCATGGGGCCAAGTCACGTGGACGTGTCTGCAGACAATCTTGCCTTCGTACCATCCTCTCTGCAAATGGAAGACTCCAATTCAAACAAGGAGAACATGGCTACCTTGTTCACCATAT gGTGCACGCTGTGTGACAAGGCATATCCCTCAGACTGCCCAGATCATGGGCCTGTCACCTTTGTTCCTGACACCCCGATAGAGAGCCGTGCCAGGCTTTCTCTCCCTAAGCAGCTTGTCCTCCGACAGTCTATCATGGGAGCTGAAGTGG ATGTTTATCTTCTACTGATAGGTGTGTGGACACGAGAAACCATTCCTGTAAAGACTTGTTTTGGACCTTTGATCGGGCAGCAAAGCCATTCTTTGGAGGAGGCTGACTGGACGGACAAAGCAGCCAGTCACATCTGGAAG ATCTATCACAGTGGCGTCCTGGAGTTCTGCATCATTATGACTGATGAAAATGAATGCAATTGGATGATGTTTGTACACAAAGCCAG GAACCGGGAAGAGCAGAATCTGGTAGCTTATCCTCATGATGGAAAAATTTACTTTTGCACCTCGCGGGACATCCCACCTGAACATGAGCTTCTCTTTTATTATAGCCGGCACTACGCACGGCAGCTTG GTGTCCCAGAACATCCGGATGTGCACATCTGTCACTGTGGAAAGGAATGTGCTTCCTACGCAGACTTCAAGGCCCATCTGAGTAGCCATATTCACAACCACCTCCCCAGCCAGGGgcacaacagcagccatgggccaggccacggcaaggaaaggaaatggaagtGCTCCATGTGCCCCCAGGCTTTCATCTCCCCTTCCAAACTCCACGTCCACTTCATGGGGCACATGGGCATGAAGCCGCACAAGTGTGATTTCTGTAGCAAAGCTTTCAGTGATCCTAGCAACCTACGGACACACCTCAAGATACACACAG GTCAGAAGAATTATCGCTGTACCCTCTGTGACAAATCATTCACCCAGAAGGCTCACTTGGAATCGCACATGGTCATCCACACGGGGGAGAAGAACCTGAAGTGCGATTACTGTGAAAAGCTATTCATGCGGAGGCAGGACCTCAAGCAGCATGTACTTACTCACACACA AGAACGGCAGATCAAGTGCCCCAAGTGTGACAAGCTGTTCCTGAGGACAAATCACCTGAAGAAGCATCTCAATTCACATGAAGGAAAGAGGGACTACGTCTGTGAAAAATGCTCCAAGGCTTATCTAACCAAATACCACCTCACTCGCCACTTAAAAATATGTAAAGGCCCCACATCCAGTCTGTCAGCcccagaagaggaagaagaggaggattcAGAGGAGGAATTAATAGACTCTATGAGTACTGAAGACTGTAGAATTAACAATGGAGTATATTCAACAGGTGATGCCCTCTCAGGACACAAATGA